The proteins below are encoded in one region of Ricinus communis isolate WT05 ecotype wild-type chromosome 6, ASM1957865v1, whole genome shotgun sequence:
- the LOC8289194 gene encoding LOW QUALITY PROTEIN: vicianin hydrolase (The sequence of the model RefSeq protein was modified relative to this genomic sequence to represent the inferred CDS: substituted 1 base at 1 genomic stop codon) — MATQGAFLLCCLVMIGGFLGNTSATKPGHYTMPFNRSSYPSGFIFGAGSAAYQSEGAGHIDGKGPSIWDNFTKQHLEFIEGHNERVIFGYFWVTQNGGFAEKIWDHSTGDVADDFYHRYKEDIHLMKKIGFDSFKFSISWSRILPKGKVSGGVNPKGVKFYNDLINELIANGLTPFVTLFHWDLPQALEDEYNGFLSPKVVNDFRDYANFCFKTFGDRVKHWCTLNEPYSFSINGYNGGTFAPGRCSKYMGNCTAGDSSTEPYLVAHHLLLSHASAVQLYKAKYQAIQKGQIGITLVTNWFIPKSPASEADRKAAMREVDFLFGWFAHPITYGDYPETMKTYVGNRLPKFTIEQSELLKGSLDYMGVNYYTTNFVANNPTTTSNHSWTTDSQTILSVTKAGVPIGTPTPLNWLYVXPKGIYYLMLHVRDKYKNPPIFITENGLADANNASISIEEARKDGLRIRYFHSHLTYLLQAIKEGANVKGYYAWSFMDDFEWDAGFTVRFGMIYVDYKNKLKRYMKYSAYWFKMFLLH; from the exons ATGGCAACTCAAGGTGCCTTTCTTCTGTGTTGCCTAGTGATGATCGGTGGGTTTCTGGGTAACACCTCTGCCACAAAACCAGGTCATTACACAATGCCATTCAATAGGAGTAGTTATCCTTCTGGTTTCATCTTTGGAGCTGGTTCTGCTGCTTACCAG tCTGAAGGAGCTGGCCACATAGATGGCAAGGGACCGAGTATTTGGGATAACTTTACAAAGCAGCATCTcg AATTTATTGAAGGCCATAATGAAAGAGTTATATTTGGGTACTTCTGGGTAACCCAAAATGGTGGTTTTGCAGAGAAAATTTGGGACCACAGCACTGGAGATGTAGCTGATGACTTTTATCACCGTTACAAG GAGGACATTCACTTGATGAAAAAAATTGGATTTGACTCCTTTAAATTCTCCATCTCATGGTCTAGAATACTGCCCA AGGGAAAAGTCAGTGGAGGAGTGAATCCAAAAGGAGTCAAATTCTACAACGATCTCATTAATGAGCTTATTGCCAATG GTCTAACACCATTTGTAACATTGTTCCATTGGGATCTCCCACAAGCACTTGAAGATGAATATAATGGGTTTTTGAGCCCTAAAGTAGT AAATGATTTTCGAGATTATGCcaatttttgtttcaaaacATTTGGTGACCGAGTCAAGCATTGGTGCACATTGAATGAGCCTTACTCATTTAGTATCAATGGCTATAATGGTGGTACATTTGCCCCCGGTCGATGTTCTAAGTATATGGGGAACTGCACTGCTGGTGACTCTTCCACAGAGCCCTATCTTGTGGCTCATCACTTGCTTCTTTCTCATGCTAGTGCTGTTCAATTGTACAAGGCAAAATATCAG GCTATTCAAAAGGGACAAATCGGCATCACATTAGTGACCAACTGGTTTATACCAAAGTCACCAGCATCAGAGGCTGACAGGAAAGCAGCCATGAGAGAAGTTGATTTTTTGTTCGGTTG GTTTGCCCATCCCATTACATATGGAGATTATCCTGAGACAATGAAAACTTACGTGGGAAATCGATTGCCGAAGTTCACAATAGAACAATCCGAATTGCTGAAAGGGTCTCTGGATTATATGGGAGTAAATTATTACACCACAAACTTCGTAGCAAACAACCCAACCACCACTTCCAATCATAGCTGGACCACTGATAGCCAGACCATTCTCTCCG TCACGAAAGCTGGAGTTCCTATCGGTACACCG ACACCGTTGAATTGGCTATACGTCTAACCAAAGGGAATTTACTATCTCATGCTTCATGTTAGGGATAAGTACAAGAATCCGCCCATTTTCATCACAGAGAATG GACTTGCCGATGCGAATAACGCATCAATATCAATTGAAGAAGCTCGCAAGGATGGCTTGAGGATTAGATACTTCCACTCCCATTTGACATATCTCTTACAAGCAATCAA GGAGGGAGCTAATGTGAAGGGATATTATGCATGGTCATTTATGGACGACTTTGAATGGGATGCTGGATTTACCGTTCGATTTGGCATGATTTATGTTGACTACAAGAACAAGTTGAAGAGATATATGAAATATTCAGCTTACTGGTTCAAGATGTTCCTTCTGCACTAA